A genomic window from Chloroflexota bacterium includes:
- a CDS encoding 2,4-dihydroxyhept-2-ene-1,7-dioic acid aldolase, whose product MRPNKLRELLKAGKPTLGTHLFSTWPTTVEVVGHSDMFDYVEFCAEYAPFNLYTLDDFCRAAELYNLGAMIKVDQEPRGFITQRAIGSGFQSVLFADIRSVEDARAAVRSARPETPTDDGTYGVAMRRNAMMSYGGTEEYVQALRDVVVVFMIEKKSAVDHLEEILSVGGVDMVQWGPADYSMSSGRIGGFLRNDPEIKAAEKRVIEACLRLGIPPRAEINTPDQAQAYLDMGVRHFCIGWDLTVLYSWMRGNGEAMRKILEKV is encoded by the coding sequence ATGCGCCCCAACAAGCTTCGTGAACTGCTCAAAGCCGGCAAGCCGACGCTCGGCACGCATCTGTTCAGCACGTGGCCCACCACGGTCGAGGTCGTCGGCCATTCGGACATGTTCGACTACGTCGAGTTTTGCGCCGAGTACGCGCCGTTCAACCTCTACACTCTCGACGACTTCTGCCGCGCCGCCGAGCTTTACAACCTCGGCGCCATGATCAAGGTGGACCAGGAGCCGCGCGGGTTCATCACCCAGCGCGCAATCGGCTCCGGTTTCCAGTCGGTCCTGTTCGCCGACATCCGTTCGGTGGAGGATGCGCGCGCCGCGGTGCGCTCCGCGCGCCCGGAGACGCCCACCGACGACGGTACCTACGGCGTCGCCATGCGCCGCAATGCGATGATGTCGTACGGCGGCACTGAGGAGTACGTCCAGGCGCTGCGCGATGTGGTCGTGGTCTTCATGATCGAAAAGAAGAGCGCCGTGGATCACCTCGAAGAAATCCTTTCGGTCGGCGGCGTGGACATGGTGCAGTGGGGCCCGGCCGACTACAGCATGTCGAGCGGGCGCATCGGCGGATTTCTGCGCAATGACCCGGAGATCAAGGCCGCGGAGAAACGAGTCATCGAGGCCTGCCTGCGCCTCGGCATCCCGCCACGCGCGGAGATCAACACGCCCGACCAGGCGCAAGCCTACCTCGATATGGGCGTCCGGCACTTCTGCATCGGCTGGGACCTGACGGTATTGTACAGTTGGATGCGCGGTAACGGCGAAGCGATGCGCAAGATTCTGGAAAAGGTATAA
- a CDS encoding Zn-dependent hydrolase, whose amino-acid sequence MPINLDRLMAHVMRLAEVGATADGGVTRLAFTPELRAAETLVRGWMEEAGLTTRLDAAANIIGRRESLAMGMPCVMLGSHIDTVVNGGRYDGALGVLAGIEVAHALREDGVELLPALEVVSFTDEDGARFKGGFFGSWNMTGTLDPEFLDRGDDDGVTVPDALRAYGLDPARLPGAARQPGEIGAYLELHIEQGAVLEGRGVALGAVTGIAGTLGLRVQISGRADHAGATPMGEARRDALAGAAQMILAAERIARACSPTAVATVGHIAVSPNVSNVIAGEVTMHFDVRDIQIETRDLTETSLRHEIERIASLRGLMVSISDRLRAAPVPIAPDMIELVSTACEMAGAPAVRLPSGAGHDAQIMARITEPAMLFVRCRGGVSHSPAEYVEPSDIGLAAQALYHATRLAAERVARTGFTA is encoded by the coding sequence GTGCCAATTAATCTAGATCGCCTGATGGCGCACGTCATGCGCCTCGCCGAAGTCGGCGCGACGGCCGACGGCGGCGTCACGCGTTTGGCGTTTACGCCCGAACTGCGCGCCGCCGAAACGCTGGTGCGCGGCTGGATGGAGGAGGCGGGGCTTACCACGCGCCTGGACGCGGCGGCCAACATCATCGGGCGGCGCGAAAGCCTGGCGATGGGAATGCCGTGCGTCATGCTCGGCTCGCACATCGACACGGTCGTCAACGGCGGCCGCTACGACGGCGCGCTCGGCGTGCTGGCCGGCATCGAGGTCGCGCACGCCCTGCGCGAGGACGGCGTCGAACTGCTGCCAGCCCTGGAGGTCGTCTCGTTCACCGACGAGGACGGCGCGCGGTTCAAAGGTGGCTTCTTTGGCAGTTGGAACATGACCGGCACGCTCGACCCGGAGTTTCTGGACCGCGGTGATGACGATGGGGTGACGGTCCCCGACGCGCTGCGCGCCTATGGGCTTGATCCAGCGCGTCTGCCGGGCGCGGCACGCCAGCCTGGCGAGATTGGCGCATACCTCGAACTGCACATCGAGCAGGGAGCGGTGCTCGAAGGGCGCGGTGTGGCGTTGGGGGCGGTGACCGGCATCGCCGGGACGCTTGGCCTGCGCGTGCAGATCAGCGGCCGCGCCGACCACGCCGGGGCGACACCGATGGGCGAGGCGCGGCGTGACGCGCTGGCGGGCGCGGCGCAGATGATCCTCGCCGCCGAGCGGATCGCGCGCGCCTGCTCGCCGACCGCCGTCGCCACTGTTGGACATATCGCCGTGTCGCCCAACGTGAGCAACGTGATCGCGGGCGAGGTGACGATGCACTTCGACGTGCGCGACATCCAGATCGAAACGCGGGACCTGACCGAGACGTCGCTCCGCCACGAAATTGAACGCATCGCCTCGTTGCGCGGGCTGATGGTCAGCATCAGCGACCGGCTGCGCGCCGCACCGGTGCCGATCGCGCCGGACATGATCGAATTGGTATCCACGGCATGTGAGATGGCGGGCGCGCCGGCTGTGCGCCTGCCGAGCGGGGCAGGGCACGACGCGCAGATCATGGCGCGCATCACCGAACCGGCCATGCTGTTTGTGCGCTGCCGCGGCGGCGTCAGCCACTCGCCGGCCGAGTACGTCGAGCCGTCCGATATCGGCTTGGCGGCGCAGGCGCTCTATCATGCGACACGGCTGGCCGCGGAACGCGTGGCGCGCACGGGGTTCACCGCATGA